In one Micromonospora polyrhachis genomic region, the following are encoded:
- a CDS encoding type I polyketide synthase has product MEQQNQPADDAEFGVEPIAIIGLAARLPGANDVRQFWRNLVDGVESLTHFTREEQLARGAKPEELDDPGWVNSAPIVEDFDKFDAGLFGMTAREAEVMDPQHRMFLESCFTALQDGGYDPARYSGAIGVYAGTGGNNYFRDNVLRNKRVSGSPHTAVSIATGNSPNYVATTPSYRLDLRGPSLTLHTACSTSLVAFHLACEALRNGECDMALAGGVNIEPPTGYLGMDGFTSPDGHCRPFDADASGTVWGSGAGVTLLKRLSDAIADGDTVRAVVLGNAINNDGASKVGFTAPSIDGQMEAIAQAVAVAGVDPRTITYVEAHGTGTAMGDPIEIAALSSVYGKDSSDRSWCGIGSVKSNIGHLSQPSGIVSVIKTVLAMEHGLIPPTINYERPNPAIDFAETPFYVANTLTKWDTDGVPRRAGVSSFGIGGTNAHVVLEQAPEPGRAIDVHARPAQLLQVSAKSATALDSAVTQLADHLAGTTEASPQYLADVAATLRFGRPEYTHRASVVATDLPDAVAALRSKNRRLIGTVEGAAPRVAFLFSGQGAQYAGMGAELYAQEPAFAAAVDECAALLAPDLGLDIRDLILGRVDDAGELLTQTRYTQPALFVVEYALATLWQSLGVRPAAMIGHSIGEYVAATVAGVFTLPDALRVVVARGRLMQSLPAGSMLAVSLDESVVAERLPAGVTVATVNGPGTCVVAGESDAVAAFAESINDGVKGKKISVKALRTSHAFHSSMMDPILDEFTAIMAGTTLRRPATPFMSNVSGTWITNEQATDPAYWAAHLRQPVRFGACVAALLAEGTWALVECGPGKQLASLARMQVAKGEPAQRKLTPLPSLPSPGESTGDAAILLAAIGALWVHGVAVRFGDGVGIRRVPLPVYPYERVRYWIDPDPVTETGPAAVAAPSGPRPLAEWFAVPTWRQVAADTGTLPLGRCLAFVAGPRGTALAEALRAAGADLVEVRPGPEFTATSIGYQLRPGVRADYDALVDALAGIGMPPRVVHAFALDGDAVGIDIDAAWAAQDLGFFSVLHLTQALAGAGLTAESGESGLRLDLIGSGIGDVRGDDLVRPEHATLFGLARVLPVELPGVAVRLIDADPATDAVTGIVAELRRPDGPDRAEVALRGNRRWVTGYEQVRLDGEPEAGALRPGGRYVITGGLGGIGITLAEDFARRAQAKLVLLARSGLPPREEWDDHLAVHGGDDRAGRAIAAIRRMESAGAEVLVLAADVTDPADLRRVRETAEARFGGVDGIVHAAGLPGGGMAEIKERAEAERVLAPKLAGTLALAQVFGDLPLDFVVLCSSITAVAGGFGQVDYCAANNFLDAYARGGHGWTAPVLSQNWGGWAEVGMAVETKAPAGFAGVNRDSVSSAVRHPVLATRVVSADQTVVHGLVSAGTHWLLDEHRIGGVPVVPGTGHLECARAAVTEAVPAPGDGHVVELRDVAFLEPFSVPDGAVAQYRVELTGDGDGAEFQIQSLTAGTARTHVRGSTGWTSEQPGPAVDIAGVIARSRRIDDDNSFGRGRTSMLTFGPRWASLREHYLGETEELARIEAPEVALDDLSAWGLQPALLDVATAFGRGRGEGTYLPLSYGRIVVRGSLPRTFYSYLRYRDSSTDDVVAADLSLVDADGRELVTISEFVLRRVDQDAVTGGLTGTDAAAVDVPAVLTDDIRPVDGAEAFRRTVAADLGPQVVIVTRAVAEILDRARRVTTDTIETEVDPTTAVVTTSAGTAAAPSSELEATLVEVWRDALGVPVVGVDDDFFALGGNSLVAVQLIAAMRKAVGVRLPMRSMFETPTVAGLAARIEELRAASAEEAAPEPQIQAIPRLPRG; this is encoded by the coding sequence ATGGAACAGCAGAACCAGCCCGCCGACGACGCGGAGTTCGGTGTCGAGCCGATTGCGATCATCGGGCTGGCCGCCCGGCTGCCCGGCGCGAACGACGTGCGTCAGTTCTGGCGCAACCTGGTCGACGGGGTCGAGTCGCTGACCCACTTCACCCGGGAGGAGCAACTCGCCCGGGGCGCCAAGCCGGAGGAGCTCGACGACCCGGGCTGGGTCAACAGCGCGCCGATCGTCGAGGACTTCGACAAGTTCGACGCCGGCCTGTTCGGGATGACCGCCCGGGAAGCCGAGGTGATGGACCCGCAGCACCGGATGTTCCTGGAGTCGTGCTTCACCGCCCTGCAGGACGGCGGCTACGACCCGGCCCGCTACTCCGGCGCGATCGGGGTGTACGCGGGCACCGGCGGCAACAACTACTTCCGCGACAACGTGCTGCGCAACAAGCGGGTCAGCGGCTCCCCGCACACGGCGGTCTCCATCGCCACCGGCAACTCGCCCAACTACGTGGCCACCACCCCGTCGTACCGGTTGGACCTGCGCGGGCCGAGCCTGACCCTGCACACCGCCTGCTCGACCTCGCTGGTCGCGTTCCACCTCGCCTGCGAGGCGCTGCGCAACGGCGAGTGCGACATGGCCCTGGCCGGTGGCGTCAACATCGAGCCGCCCACCGGTTACCTGGGCATGGACGGGTTCACCTCGCCCGACGGGCACTGCCGACCGTTCGACGCCGACGCCAGCGGCACGGTCTGGGGCAGCGGTGCCGGGGTGACCCTGCTCAAGCGGCTTTCCGACGCCATCGCCGACGGCGACACCGTCCGGGCGGTCGTGCTCGGTAACGCCATCAACAACGACGGGGCCAGCAAGGTCGGCTTTACCGCCCCGAGCATCGACGGCCAGATGGAGGCGATCGCCCAGGCCGTCGCGGTGGCCGGGGTCGACCCGCGCACCATCACCTACGTCGAGGCACATGGCACCGGCACCGCGATGGGCGACCCGATCGAGATCGCCGCGCTGTCGTCGGTCTACGGCAAGGACAGCAGCGACCGCAGTTGGTGCGGAATCGGCTCGGTGAAGTCCAACATCGGTCACCTGAGCCAGCCCTCGGGCATCGTCAGCGTGATCAAGACGGTCCTCGCCATGGAGCACGGACTGATTCCGCCCACCATCAACTACGAGCGGCCGAACCCGGCGATCGACTTCGCCGAGACCCCGTTCTACGTGGCGAACACGCTGACCAAGTGGGACACCGACGGGGTGCCCCGCCGGGCCGGCGTCAGCTCCTTCGGCATCGGTGGTACCAACGCGCACGTCGTACTGGAGCAGGCGCCGGAGCCAGGCCGGGCCATCGACGTGCACGCCCGACCCGCACAGTTGCTGCAGGTCTCCGCGAAGTCCGCGACCGCGCTCGACAGTGCCGTCACGCAGCTCGCCGACCACCTGGCCGGCACCACCGAGGCGAGCCCGCAGTATCTGGCCGACGTGGCGGCCACACTGCGCTTCGGTCGCCCGGAGTACACCCACCGGGCCAGCGTGGTGGCCACCGACCTGCCCGACGCGGTCGCCGCGTTGCGGAGCAAGAACCGACGGCTGATCGGCACGGTGGAGGGCGCGGCACCCCGGGTGGCCTTCCTCTTCTCCGGCCAGGGGGCCCAGTACGCGGGCATGGGTGCCGAGTTGTACGCCCAGGAGCCGGCCTTCGCCGCCGCCGTCGACGAGTGCGCCGCGCTGCTCGCTCCCGATCTGGGGCTCGACATCCGGGACCTGATCCTGGGCCGGGTCGACGACGCGGGGGAGTTGCTCACCCAGACCCGCTACACCCAGCCAGCCCTGTTCGTGGTCGAGTACGCCCTGGCCACCCTCTGGCAGAGCCTCGGGGTCCGGCCCGCGGCGATGATCGGCCACTCCATCGGCGAGTACGTCGCGGCGACCGTGGCCGGCGTCTTCACCCTCCCCGACGCGCTGCGGGTGGTAGTCGCCCGGGGCCGGCTCATGCAGTCGTTGCCGGCCGGGTCGATGCTCGCCGTGTCGCTGGACGAGTCGGTGGTGGCCGAGCGGCTGCCGGCCGGGGTCACCGTCGCCACGGTGAACGGCCCGGGCACCTGTGTGGTGGCGGGGGAGAGCGATGCGGTGGCAGCCTTCGCCGAGAGCATCAACGACGGCGTCAAGGGCAAGAAGATCAGCGTCAAGGCGCTGCGCACGTCGCACGCCTTCCACTCGTCGATGATGGACCCGATCCTGGACGAGTTCACGGCGATCATGGCCGGTACCACCCTGCGTCGCCCGGCCACTCCGTTCATGTCCAACGTGTCCGGCACCTGGATCACCAACGAGCAGGCCACCGATCCGGCCTACTGGGCGGCCCACCTGCGTCAGCCGGTGCGGTTCGGGGCCTGCGTGGCGGCGCTGCTCGCCGAGGGGACCTGGGCACTGGTCGAGTGTGGCCCCGGCAAGCAGCTCGCCAGCCTGGCCCGGATGCAGGTCGCCAAGGGGGAGCCGGCGCAGCGGAAGCTGACGCCGCTGCCGAGCCTGCCCTCCCCCGGGGAGTCCACCGGCGACGCCGCCATCCTCCTCGCGGCCATCGGTGCGCTGTGGGTGCACGGGGTCGCCGTACGCTTCGGCGACGGTGTGGGGATCCGCCGGGTGCCGTTGCCGGTGTACCCGTACGAGCGGGTCCGCTACTGGATCGACCCGGACCCGGTGACCGAGACCGGGCCGGCGGCGGTGGCCGCGCCCAGCGGTCCCCGCCCGCTGGCCGAGTGGTTCGCGGTGCCGACCTGGCGGCAGGTCGCGGCCGACACCGGCACCTTGCCGCTGGGCCGCTGCCTGGCCTTCGTGGCCGGTCCCCGGGGCACCGCGCTGGCCGAGGCGCTGCGGGCAGCCGGTGCCGACCTGGTCGAGGTACGACCGGGTCCGGAGTTCACCGCCACGTCGATCGGCTACCAGCTGCGACCCGGGGTACGCGCCGACTACGACGCCCTGGTCGATGCGCTGGCCGGCATCGGGATGCCGCCGCGCGTGGTGCACGCGTTCGCGCTCGACGGTGACGCCGTCGGCATCGACATCGACGCCGCCTGGGCGGCCCAGGACCTCGGTTTCTTCAGCGTGCTGCACCTGACCCAGGCGCTGGCCGGGGCCGGGCTCACCGCCGAATCCGGGGAGTCCGGTCTGCGGCTGGACCTGATCGGATCGGGCATCGGCGACGTCCGAGGCGATGACCTGGTCCGCCCGGAGCACGCCACCCTCTTCGGCCTGGCCCGGGTGCTCCCGGTGGAGCTGCCGGGAGTGGCGGTCCGGCTGATCGACGCGGACCCGGCCACCGACGCGGTCACCGGGATCGTCGCCGAACTGCGGCGTCCCGACGGGCCGGACCGAGCCGAGGTCGCCCTGCGGGGCAACCGGCGCTGGGTCACCGGCTACGAGCAGGTACGCCTCGACGGCGAGCCGGAGGCGGGTGCCCTGCGTCCCGGTGGCCGGTACGTCATCACCGGTGGTCTTGGCGGTATCGGCATCACCCTCGCCGAGGACTTCGCCCGGCGGGCGCAGGCCAAGCTGGTGCTGCTGGCCCGGTCCGGTCTGCCGCCGCGCGAGGAGTGGGACGACCACCTCGCGGTGCACGGCGGTGACGACCGGGCTGGCCGGGCCATCGCCGCGATCCGCCGGATGGAGAGCGCCGGGGCCGAGGTGCTGGTGCTCGCCGCCGACGTGACCGACCCCGCCGACCTGCGTCGGGTACGCGAGACCGCCGAGGCCCGCTTCGGCGGCGTCGACGGCATCGTGCACGCCGCCGGTCTGCCCGGTGGTGGCATGGCCGAGATCAAGGAGCGGGCCGAGGCGGAGCGGGTGCTCGCCCCGAAGCTGGCCGGCACCCTGGCGTTGGCCCAGGTCTTCGGTGACCTGCCGTTGGACTTCGTGGTGCTCTGCTCGTCGATCACGGCGGTGGCCGGGGGCTTCGGGCAGGTCGACTACTGCGCCGCCAACAACTTCCTCGACGCGTACGCCCGCGGTGGACACGGCTGGACCGCCCCGGTCCTGTCGCAGAACTGGGGTGGCTGGGCCGAGGTCGGCATGGCGGTGGAGACCAAGGCGCCGGCTGGCTTCGCCGGCGTGAACCGGGACAGCGTCAGCAGCGCCGTTCGGCATCCGGTGCTCGCCACCCGGGTCGTCTCGGCGGACCAGACCGTGGTGCACGGTCTGGTCTCGGCCGGCACCCACTGGCTGCTCGACGAGCACCGCATCGGCGGGGTGCCGGTGGTGCCCGGCACCGGGCACCTGGAGTGCGCCCGGGCCGCGGTCACCGAAGCGGTGCCGGCCCCCGGTGACGGGCACGTGGTCGAGCTGCGGGACGTCGCCTTCCTGGAGCCGTTCTCGGTACCGGACGGCGCGGTGGCGCAGTACCGGGTCGAGCTGACCGGTGACGGCGACGGTGCGGAGTTCCAGATCCAGAGCCTGACCGCCGGAACCGCCCGGACCCACGTACGCGGGTCGACCGGGTGGACCAGCGAGCAGCCGGGACCGGCCGTGGACATCGCCGGAGTCATCGCCCGGTCCCGCCGGATCGACGACGACAACTCGTTCGGCCGGGGCCGGACCAGCATGCTGACCTTCGGGCCGCGCTGGGCCTCGTTGCGGGAGCACTACCTGGGCGAGACCGAGGAACTGGCCCGGATCGAGGCGCCCGAGGTGGCGCTCGACGACTTGTCGGCGTGGGGATTGCAGCCCGCGCTGCTGGACGTGGCGACGGCGTTCGGCCGGGGCCGGGGCGAGGGCACCTACCTGCCGCTCTCCTACGGCCGGATCGTGGTGCGCGGCAGCCTGCCCCGGACCTTCTACAGCTACCTGCGCTACCGGGACAGTTCGACCGACGACGTGGTCGCCGCCGACCTGTCGCTGGTCGACGCCGATGGCCGGGAACTGGTCACGATCAGTGAGTTCGTGTTGCGCCGGGTCGACCAGGACGCGGTGACCGGTGGCCTCACCGGCACCGACGCGGCGGCGGTCGACGTGCCGGCCGTACTGACCGACGATATCCGGCCGGTCGACGGTGCCGAGGCGTTCCGTCGGACGGTGGCCGCCGACCTCGGACCCCAGGTGGTGATCGTCACCCGGGCGGTGGCGGAGATCCTCGACCGGGCCCGTCGGGTCACCACGGACACGATCGAGACCGAAGTGGATCCCACGACCGCCGTCGTGACCACTTCGGCCGGTACGGCTGCCGCACCCTCCAGCGAGCTGGAGGCGACCCTCGTCGAGGTGTGGCGGGACGCGCTCGGCGTGCCGGTGGTCGGCGTCGACGACGACTTCTTCGCCCTCGGCGGCAACTCGCTGGTCGCGGTCCAGCTGATCGCCGCGATGCGCAAGGCGGTCGGTGTCCGGCTGCCGATGCGCAGCATGTTCGAGACGCCCACGGTGGCCGGTCTCGCCGCCCGGATCGAGGAGTTGCGGGCCGCGTCGGCCGAGGAGGCCGCGCCGGAGCCGCAGATCCAGGCGATCCCCCGGCTGCCGCGCGGATGA
- a CDS encoding non-ribosomal peptide synthetase — protein sequence MTETLPSVATGAALSYPDATLADLIVTQAQRRPDAVAVRQWSAQLTYRQLVDQAAGVAAALRELGVGPETRVGVCGLRRPELVATVLGVLMSGGCFVPLEPGGPRRRLLEIVDDAGLTVVVGDRAEAEFGDLPGIRTLGLPAPGSPDACPATPDDTAYVLFTSGSTGRPKGVLTTHRNVVEFVFGCAATTGADESTRALGIASLGFDAASIDLFVPLALGGSVQLLGVEDRSDPTRLRQFVVEHEVNWGFITPTMLSMLDPAEVPGWRLVMCGGEAVPAELAARWLPGRRFIDSYGPTETTVLVVTDEVSGLPQDPMPIGRPLPNHRAYVVDADLRLVGPGEIGELLIGGPGLATGYLNRPGLTADRFVPDAYSDLPGQRLYRTGDLVRQLPDGRIVYLGRADRQVKIRGQRIELGEIETVLGEHPDVRQAAVEAVPGPVGAELVAFLTPATAPTEAQLRSYAQTRLTSGMLPARVLRLAELPVNPVTGKLDRAALRELATSAADPVDAAVDDPAATPTEQAVARIWCQVLGSTPGRNTDFFLSGGNSIAVMRLVAGLRAELGRQVNADDVFTGRTLAGLAERVADAEPLTADEFTTGNPPTLSPPQRRLWFMDQLAPSSAPYNIALATRLRGELDVAALGRALRAVAERHDVLRWRVPQTGGVPYAMCEEPTDISAPVVDLTDSPDQATELRTMLAAGASHTFDLATGPAWQVTVYRLGPTEHVLAITLHHAVFDGWSQAVLYNDLAEAYQAAVSGDPMRLPPLRASYADYAVWRSDRDQRRGQSDLDWWVNHLSGAPTVLDLPRDRPRPAVQTYSGAEATVALSEPTDRAVRQLAARLGVTPAGVLLAGFGQLINRLTGSDDQVIGAIVADRRLAAFDDVIGFFIDTVPVRLRTDGGTTFAELVQRASVELRDSVAHPGAPLERVVEALSVGRDTSRAPLVQVLFNVLNFTEPQLRLPGLDGEQITVDKPGSPFDITLYVVERAGRIGFEVVYNPDLFDADRITGMLADLAELTGALTVAAEQPADTVAVHLPRPAIRAADPWAMTTVAAEPPRPPVPVGSDELTRTEQLINTVWGEVLEHTRFGVTDNFFDIGGHSLALAAVHARLVAETGRTVAMLDLFRYPTIRALAAHLDGATERPELTRAVERAAARRGRIRRNPPRRASGIAE from the coding sequence GTGACCGAAACCCTGCCGAGCGTCGCCACCGGCGCCGCACTGTCCTATCCGGACGCCACCCTGGCAGATCTGATCGTGACCCAGGCGCAGCGCCGCCCGGACGCGGTGGCGGTACGCCAGTGGTCGGCCCAACTCACCTACCGGCAGCTCGTCGACCAGGCGGCCGGTGTCGCCGCCGCCCTTCGGGAGCTGGGCGTCGGCCCGGAGACCCGGGTCGGTGTCTGCGGCCTACGGCGACCGGAGTTGGTCGCCACGGTGCTGGGCGTACTCATGTCCGGCGGCTGTTTCGTGCCACTGGAGCCGGGCGGACCGCGCCGGCGGCTGTTGGAGATCGTCGACGACGCCGGCCTCACCGTCGTGGTCGGGGACCGCGCCGAGGCGGAGTTCGGTGACCTGCCGGGTATTCGTACCCTCGGACTGCCGGCTCCCGGCTCGCCCGACGCCTGCCCCGCGACGCCGGACGACACCGCCTACGTGTTGTTCACCTCGGGCTCCACCGGTCGCCCGAAGGGAGTGCTCACCACCCACCGCAACGTGGTGGAGTTCGTCTTCGGCTGCGCGGCGACGACCGGTGCCGACGAGTCGACCCGGGCCCTGGGCATCGCCTCCCTGGGGTTCGACGCCGCCAGCATTGACCTGTTCGTACCGTTGGCGCTCGGCGGCTCGGTGCAACTGCTGGGCGTCGAGGATCGCAGCGACCCCACCCGCCTACGGCAGTTCGTCGTCGAACACGAGGTGAACTGGGGTTTCATCACCCCGACCATGCTGTCCATGCTCGACCCGGCCGAGGTGCCCGGTTGGCGGCTGGTGATGTGCGGTGGCGAGGCGGTGCCCGCCGAACTCGCCGCCCGATGGCTGCCCGGGCGGCGGTTCATCGACAGCTACGGTCCCACCGAGACAACCGTTCTCGTCGTCACCGACGAGGTGTCCGGGCTGCCGCAGGACCCGATGCCGATCGGTCGGCCGCTACCCAACCACCGGGCGTACGTGGTGGACGCCGACCTTCGTCTGGTCGGCCCGGGTGAGATCGGCGAACTGCTGATCGGTGGCCCCGGCCTGGCCACCGGCTACCTCAACCGACCGGGCCTGACCGCCGACCGGTTCGTGCCGGACGCCTACTCCGACCTGCCCGGGCAGCGGCTCTACCGCACCGGTGACCTGGTGCGCCAGCTACCCGACGGCCGGATCGTCTATCTGGGCCGCGCCGACCGCCAGGTCAAGATCCGTGGACAGCGGATCGAACTGGGCGAGATCGAGACGGTGCTCGGCGAGCATCCGGACGTGCGGCAGGCGGCCGTGGAGGCGGTTCCCGGCCCCGTCGGGGCCGAACTGGTCGCATTCCTCACCCCGGCCACCGCGCCGACCGAAGCGCAGTTGCGTTCCTACGCGCAGACCCGGCTGACCAGCGGAATGCTGCCCGCCCGAGTGCTGCGACTGGCCGAGCTGCCGGTCAATCCGGTCACCGGCAAACTGGACCGGGCGGCCCTGCGGGAGTTGGCCACCAGCGCCGCCGACCCGGTCGACGCCGCCGTGGACGACCCGGCCGCCACCCCCACCGAGCAGGCGGTCGCCCGGATCTGGTGCCAGGTACTGGGGTCGACGCCCGGTCGGAACACCGACTTCTTCCTCTCCGGCGGGAACTCCATCGCGGTGATGCGGCTCGTCGCCGGGCTCCGTGCGGAACTGGGTCGGCAGGTCAACGCCGACGACGTGTTCACCGGCCGCACCCTGGCCGGACTGGCCGAGCGGGTGGCGGACGCCGAGCCGCTGACCGCGGACGAGTTCACCACCGGCAACCCGCCGACGCTCTCCCCGCCGCAGCGCCGGCTGTGGTTCATGGACCAGCTCGCACCGTCCAGCGCCCCGTACAACATCGCCCTCGCCACCCGGCTGCGGGGCGAACTGGACGTGGCCGCGCTGGGTCGTGCGCTCCGCGCAGTGGCCGAGCGGCACGACGTACTGCGGTGGCGGGTGCCACAGACCGGCGGTGTGCCCTACGCGATGTGCGAGGAGCCGACCGACATCTCCGCACCGGTCGTCGACCTGACCGACAGCCCCGACCAGGCCACCGAACTGCGTACCATGCTCGCGGCCGGGGCCAGCCACACCTTCGACCTGGCCACCGGCCCGGCCTGGCAGGTGACCGTCTACCGGCTGGGCCCGACCGAGCACGTCCTGGCGATCACCCTGCACCACGCCGTCTTCGATGGTTGGTCGCAGGCGGTCCTCTACAACGATCTGGCCGAGGCGTACCAGGCCGCTGTCTCGGGTGACCCGATGCGGCTGCCGCCACTGCGGGCCTCGTACGCCGACTACGCCGTCTGGCGGTCCGACCGCGACCAGCGCCGGGGACAGTCCGACCTGGACTGGTGGGTGAACCACCTCTCCGGCGCGCCGACCGTGCTCGACCTGCCCCGGGACCGGCCCCGCCCGGCGGTGCAGACCTATTCGGGTGCCGAGGCGACCGTGGCGCTGTCCGAGCCGACCGACCGGGCGGTACGGCAACTCGCGGCGCGGCTGGGGGTCACCCCGGCAGGGGTGCTACTCGCCGGCTTCGGGCAACTGATCAACCGGTTGACCGGTAGCGACGACCAGGTGATCGGCGCGATCGTCGCCGACCGGCGGCTGGCCGCGTTCGACGACGTGATCGGGTTCTTCATCGACACCGTTCCGGTGCGGCTACGCACCGACGGTGGGACCACCTTCGCCGAACTGGTCCAGCGGGCCTCGGTCGAGCTACGCGACTCGGTCGCCCACCCGGGGGCACCCCTGGAACGGGTGGTGGAGGCGCTCAGCGTCGGCCGCGACACCTCCCGGGCGCCGCTGGTCCAGGTGCTGTTCAACGTCCTCAACTTCACCGAGCCGCAGCTTCGGCTGCCCGGACTGGACGGTGAGCAGATCACCGTCGACAAGCCCGGATCGCCCTTCGACATCACCCTGTACGTCGTCGAGCGGGCGGGTCGGATCGGGTTCGAGGTCGTCTACAACCCCGACCTGTTCGACGCCGACCGGATCACCGGGATGCTCGCCGACCTGGCGGAGCTGACCGGGGCACTGACCGTCGCAGCCGAACAGCCGGCCGACACCGTCGCCGTCCACCTGCCCCGGCCGGCGATCCGGGCCGCCGATCCGTGGGCGATGACCACCGTCGCGGCCGAGCCGCCCCGCCCGCCCGTACCGGTCGGATCCGACGAGCTGACCCGAACCGAGCAGCTGATCAACACGGTCTGGGGGGAGGTCCTGGAGCACACCCGGTTCGGGGTGACCGACAACTTCTTCGACATCGGCGGACACTCGCTCGCCCTCGCCGCCGTACACGCGCGGCTGGTCGCCGAGACCGGGCGCACCGTCGCGATGCTCGACCTGTTCCGCTATCCGACCATCCGCGCGCTCGCCGCCCACCTCGATGGGGCGACCGAACGACCGGAACTGACCAGAGCCGTGGAGCGGGCCGCCGCCCGCCGGGGCCGTATTCGTCGTAACCCACCTCGCCGTGCCAGCGGCATCGCGGAATAA